A single region of the Desulfotignum phosphitoxidans DSM 13687 genome encodes:
- a CDS encoding ATP-binding protein has protein sequence MHGYITRLIEEKIHRSLSRSPATAILGPRQCGKSTTARMMLKNRPSIYLDLQDRVDRNKLAEPELFFDRYREKMICLDEIQMLPEFFSVLRSEIDKDRRPGRFLILGSASRDLIRQSTETLAGRIAYLDLSPFLIHEVSPSIPWSDLWLRGGFPESTLAKDDADSFDWRLDFIRTFMERDIPGLGFNIPVPVIERLWLLLAHYHGQTVNYHKLAATADISIPTLKKYLVILEQTYMLRLLPPAETNLKKRLIKSPKVYLRDSGILHALLDIETYDNLLAHPIAGASWEGFVIENIIACYNRWNPSFMRTANGAEMDLVLERAGRRHVFECKLSKAPKPSRGFYELIDAVQPESAWVIAPVDDPYAISEKVTVCPPEKLRSCLPVSPNP, from the coding sequence ATGCATGGTTATATCACAAGGTTGATTGAAGAAAAAATTCACCGGTCCCTGTCCCGTTCCCCGGCTACAGCCATTCTTGGGCCCCGGCAATGCGGAAAATCGACCACCGCCCGCATGATGTTGAAAAACAGGCCGTCCATTTACCTGGATTTACAGGATCGTGTGGATCGCAACAAACTGGCGGAACCCGAGCTTTTTTTCGACCGTTACCGGGAGAAGATGATCTGCCTGGACGAAATTCAGATGCTGCCGGAATTTTTTTCAGTCCTTCGGTCGGAAATTGATAAAGACCGCAGGCCGGGCCGATTTTTAATTCTCGGGTCAGCCTCCCGGGATCTGATAAGACAATCCACTGAAACCCTGGCCGGCCGTATCGCTTATCTGGATTTAAGCCCGTTTCTGATCCATGAAGTGTCCCCATCCATTCCGTGGTCTGATCTATGGCTCAGGGGCGGATTTCCTGAAAGCACCCTTGCCAAAGATGATGCGGACAGTTTCGACTGGCGCCTGGATTTTATCAGAACATTCATGGAAAGGGATATTCCCGGTCTTGGATTCAATATCCCTGTTCCTGTCATCGAACGGTTGTGGCTGCTGCTGGCACACTATCATGGACAAACGGTTAATTATCACAAACTGGCAGCGACTGCGGACATCTCCATTCCAACACTGAAAAAATATCTTGTCATCCTGGAACAGACATACATGCTCCGCCTGCTGCCGCCGGCGGAAACAAACTTGAAAAAACGGCTGATCAAATCCCCGAAAGTCTACCTGCGTGACAGCGGGATACTTCATGCGCTTCTGGACATTGAAACCTATGACAATCTTCTGGCCCATCCCATTGCCGGGGCTTCCTGGGAGGGGTTTGTGATTGAAAACATCATTGCCTGCTACAACCGATGGAACCCCTCTTTCATGCGCACGGCCAACGGGGCTGAAATGGACCTGGTCCTGGAGCGGGCCGGCAGGCGCCATGTTTTTGAGTGCAAACTGTCAAAAGCCCCGAAACCCTCACGGGGATTTTATGAACTGATTGATGCGGTTCAACCGGAATCTGCATGGGTGATCGCCCCTGTTGATGACCCCTATGCGATCAGCGAAAAAGTAACGGTCTGTCCGCCGGAAAAACTCAGATCTTGTTTGCCGGTTTCCCCGAATCC
- a CDS encoding NAD(P)H-dependent flavin oxidoreductase, whose product MKTRITKLFGIQHPIIQGGMHYVGFAELAAAVSNAGGLGIITGLTQKTPKDLDKEIKRCKDMTDKPVGVNLTFLPTVSSPDYPGYIKAIIDNGITIVETAGRNPAPYLPYLKEAGVKVIHKCTSVRHAVKAENIGCDAVSVDGFECGGHPGEDDIPNMVLLPRAAEELTIPFVASGGMADARSLVAALALGADGINMGTRFIATKEAPVHENVKQAILHAGETDTRLVMRPLRNTERVLNNAAAQKLLEKEASLGSRLKFEDIIEEVAGVYPRIMQQGDMESGVWSCGMVAGLVHDIPTCKELLDRIMAEAKQIIENRLTAML is encoded by the coding sequence ATGAAAACAAGAATCACAAAGTTGTTCGGCATCCAGCATCCCATCATTCAGGGGGGGATGCACTATGTCGGGTTTGCCGAACTGGCGGCGGCCGTGTCCAATGCCGGCGGTCTGGGCATCATTACGGGGCTCACCCAGAAAACACCGAAGGATCTGGACAAAGAAATCAAGCGGTGCAAAGACATGACGGACAAACCGGTCGGGGTGAACCTGACTTTTCTGCCCACCGTGTCCTCGCCGGATTATCCCGGGTATATCAAGGCCATTATCGACAACGGAATAACGATTGTCGAAACGGCCGGCAGAAACCCGGCGCCGTACCTGCCTTATTTAAAAGAGGCCGGTGTCAAGGTCATCCACAAATGCACGTCCGTCCGGCATGCAGTCAAGGCGGAGAACATCGGATGTGACGCCGTCTCCGTGGATGGGTTTGAATGCGGGGGCCATCCGGGCGAAGACGATATCCCCAATATGGTGCTCCTGCCCCGGGCCGCCGAAGAACTGACCATCCCGTTTGTGGCATCCGGGGGCATGGCAGATGCCAGAAGCCTGGTGGCGGCCCTGGCCCTGGGCGCGGACGGGATCAACATGGGCACGCGGTTCATCGCCACTAAAGAAGCGCCCGTGCACGAAAATGTCAAGCAGGCGATTTTACATGCCGGTGAAACCGATACCCGCCTGGTCATGCGGCCTTTACGAAATACGGAGCGGGTCCTGAACAATGCCGCAGCCCAAAAACTGCTGGAAAAAGAAGCCTCCCTGGGCAGCCGCCTGAAGTTTGAAGATATCATTGAAGAAGTGGCGGGCGTTTATCCCAGAATCATGCAGCAAGGGGACATGGAGTCCGGCGTATGGTCCTGCGGCATGGTGGCCGGCCTGGTCCATGATATCCCCACATGCAAAGAGCTGCTGGACCGGATCATGGCAGAGGCAAAACAAATCATTGAAAACCGGCTGACGGCCATGCTGTGA
- a CDS encoding putative bifunctional diguanylate cyclase/phosphodiesterase has translation MADSKICEEDVAGCKQAEEALDKTDEKLQLSEQRYRSIFDEGPFGMGLVKPDARFIAVNKVLCDLLGYTKQELIGQSAVDITYEEDKEKSRKFSRQLFAGITPVVRFKKRYVRKNGDILWVKITSSAIHDKEGNIPYGQIIIESLTESIEAAEKIHLMAYYDSLTGIANLTFHKILIQKTIAHARRHKKTAAVIYIGLDRFKRINDTLGYSVGDLLLKAVADRLTRFLRKSDFVARSVENQTETVISRPGGDEFIVLTHDLIHAHSAARMARRLLKEISAPYDLDGREIFITASMGIALYPDDGEDVDALLLNAEKAMRHTKSKGINNYLFYAKSMHSAVLEILTLENDLHRALERNELVLYYQPKVNAATRIITGMEALIRWNHPEKGLIPPMQFIPIAETSGLIMPIGEFVIRTVCRQIQTWQKAGYKPINVALNVSTHQFKKQDLAGIIKAALQDTMISPNCLGLEITESAIMGNSETERQTLTELNDLGIGLAIDDFGTGYSSLSYLKQLPLDYLKIDKSFIDDVVSDSRDQAIVRATIVMAHGLNMKTIAEGVETEAQLTFLQTHGCDEIQGYLFSRPLPADQIQGIAQHTLRKGG, from the coding sequence ATGGCAGATTCTAAAATATGTGAAGAAGACGTCGCCGGGTGCAAACAGGCCGAAGAAGCTCTGGACAAGACGGATGAAAAGTTGCAGTTAAGCGAACAGCGGTACCGAAGCATCTTTGATGAAGGCCCTTTCGGAATGGGGTTGGTGAAACCGGATGCTAGGTTTATCGCGGTGAATAAGGTGTTGTGTGATTTATTGGGATATACAAAACAGGAACTTATCGGTCAAAGCGCTGTTGACATAACCTATGAGGAAGACAAAGAAAAGAGCCGAAAATTTTCAAGACAATTGTTTGCAGGCATCACTCCCGTGGTTCGGTTTAAAAAGCGGTATGTCAGAAAAAACGGCGACATTCTCTGGGTGAAGATCACCTCTTCCGCCATCCATGATAAAGAAGGCAATATCCCTTACGGCCAGATTATCATTGAAAGCCTCACGGAAAGCATCGAAGCCGCGGAAAAGATTCACCTGATGGCTTATTATGACAGTCTGACAGGCATAGCAAACCTGACGTTTCATAAAATACTGATCCAAAAAACCATTGCACATGCCCGCCGGCATAAAAAAACAGCGGCCGTTATTTATATTGGATTGGACCGTTTCAAACGGATTAACGACACGCTCGGATACAGTGTCGGCGATCTGCTGCTCAAGGCCGTGGCTGACAGGCTTACCCGTTTTCTGCGGAAAAGCGACTTTGTTGCCAGATCCGTTGAAAATCAAACGGAAACGGTGATATCCCGGCCCGGGGGAGACGAATTTATCGTATTGACCCATGATCTGATCCATGCGCATAGCGCCGCAAGAATGGCCAGACGATTACTCAAGGAAATATCCGCACCCTATGATCTGGACGGCCGTGAAATTTTTATCACGGCCAGCATGGGTATTGCCTTGTATCCTGATGACGGAGAAGATGTGGATGCACTTTTGTTAAATGCGGAAAAAGCAATGAGACACACAAAGAGCAAAGGGATAAACAATTATTTATTTTACGCCAAATCCATGCATTCCGCTGTCCTGGAAATTTTGACCCTGGAAAACGACCTGCACAGAGCACTGGAGCGAAACGAGCTGGTGCTCTATTATCAACCCAAGGTAAATGCGGCAACCAGAATCATCACGGGGATGGAAGCGCTGATTCGCTGGAATCATCCCGAAAAGGGCTTGATCCCCCCCATGCAGTTTATCCCCATCGCGGAAACCAGCGGTCTTATCATGCCCATCGGAGAGTTTGTCATACGCACGGTGTGCAGGCAAATCCAAACATGGCAAAAAGCCGGATACAAGCCGATCAACGTTGCCCTGAACGTGTCGACCCACCAGTTTAAGAAACAGGATCTGGCCGGCATCATCAAGGCGGCTTTGCAGGATACGATGATTTCTCCGAACTGCCTGGGACTGGAAATCACTGAAAGCGCCATTATGGGCAACTCGGAAACAGAACGTCAGACCCTGACTGAACTGAACGATCTGGGGATAGGGCTTGCCATTGATGATTTCGGTACGGGATATTCATCCTTAAGCTATTTGAAACAGCTGCCGCTGGATTATTTAAAGATCGATAAGTCCTTTATCGATGATGTCGTGTCCGACAGTAGAGATCAAGCGATTGTCAGGGCAACGATTGTCATGGCCCACGGCCTGAATATGAAAACCATTGCCGAAGGCGTGGAAACAGAAGCGCAGTTAACCTTTTTACAGACGCATGGATGCGATGAAATCCAGGGCTATTTGTTCAGCCGGCCGTTGCCGGCAGATCAAATCCAGGGGATTGCTCAGCACACTTTGCGCAAAGGCGGATGA